In Aristaeella hokkaidonensis, the following are encoded in one genomic region:
- a CDS encoding bL17 family ribosomal protein has translation MANQRKLGRTADQRKALLRNQVTNLIWNGRITTTEAKAKEVRRIADKMITLAVRECENTVSTTKETHNDKGQLVTLEVVNDAPSKLHARRIMMAYLYDLKEAKNADENKAEYRERTKDNKHPVVEKLFREIGPKYKARNAEKNCSGGYTRIYKLGPRRGDAAEMVILELV, from the coding sequence ATGGCTAACCAACGCAAGCTGGGTCGCACCGCGGATCAGCGCAAGGCGCTGCTTCGTAACCAGGTGACCAACCTGATCTGGAACGGCCGGATCACGACTACCGAAGCCAAGGCCAAGGAAGTCCGCCGGATCGCCGACAAGATGATTACCCTGGCTGTGCGCGAATGCGAAAATACGGTTTCCACCACCAAGGAAACCCATAACGACAAAGGACAGCTGGTCACCCTGGAAGTGGTGAACGATGCTCCGTCCAAACTGCATGCCCGCCGCATCATGATGGCTTACCTCTACGATCTGAAGGAAGCCAAGAATGCCGACGAGAACAAGGCTGAATACCGTGAGCGTACCAAGGACAACAAGCATCCTGTGGTAGAGAAGCTCTTCCGTGAAATCGGACCCAAGTACAAGGCCCGCAACGCGGAAAAGAACTGCTCCGGTGGCTACACCCGCATCTACAAGCTCGGACCGCGTCGCGGCGATGCCGCCGAGATGGTCATTCTCGAGCTGGTCTGA
- a CDS encoding DNA-directed RNA polymerase subunit alpha — translation MVEIEKARIDCVEVGQNGCYGRFVIEPLERGFGHTLGNSLRRVLLSSLPGVAVSSVHIEGVQHEFSTIPGVKEDVTEIILNLKTMACKMFADGPKQLTIDVKGPCELTAGDIKTDDEVEIANPELHIATLNEDAHLQMQLTLDRGRGYVSADKNKTPSMPIGVIPIDSIFTPVKKVNYTVEDTRVGQITDYDKLTLEIWTNGTLKPEEAISSAAKILNEHLNLFISLTDQVMPVSMVQPEDDKKDKVLEMTIEELDLSVRAYNCLKRAGINSVAELVQKNQEDMMKVRNLGRKSLEEVEQKLSALGLGLRPNDD, via the coding sequence ATCGTCGAAATCGAAAAAGCCCGTATCGACTGCGTCGAAGTTGGACAGAACGGCTGCTATGGCCGCTTTGTGATCGAGCCGCTTGAACGCGGATTCGGCCACACCCTGGGCAACTCCCTGCGTCGCGTGCTTCTTTCCTCCCTCCCCGGCGTGGCAGTCTCTTCCGTGCACATCGAAGGTGTGCAGCACGAGTTCTCCACGATCCCGGGAGTCAAGGAAGATGTAACGGAAATCATCCTGAATCTGAAGACTATGGCCTGCAAGATGTTTGCCGATGGCCCCAAGCAGCTCACCATCGATGTGAAGGGCCCCTGCGAACTGACTGCCGGCGATATCAAAACGGATGATGAGGTTGAAATCGCCAACCCGGAACTCCATATCGCCACGCTGAATGAGGATGCTCATCTGCAGATGCAGCTGACCCTCGATCGCGGCCGCGGATATGTGAGCGCCGACAAGAACAAGACCCCCAGCATGCCTATCGGCGTGATCCCGATCGACTCCATCTTCACTCCTGTGAAGAAAGTCAACTACACGGTCGAAGATACCCGCGTAGGTCAGATCACGGACTATGACAAGCTGACCCTTGAGATCTGGACCAACGGCACGCTGAAGCCTGAAGAGGCTATTTCCAGCGCCGCCAAGATTCTGAATGAGCACCTGAACCTGTTCATCAGCCTGACCGACCAGGTCATGCCCGTGAGCATGGTGCAGCCCGAAGACGACAAGAAGGACAAGGTTCTGGAGATGACTATCGAAGAACTGGATCTTTCCGTCCGTGCTTATAACTGCCTGAAGCGTGCCGGCATCAACAGCGTTGCTGAGCTGGTGCAGAAGAATCAGGAAGACATGATGAAGGTCCGCAATCTGGGCCGTAAGAGCCTGGAAGAAGTTGAGCAGAAGCTCAGCGCTCTGGGTCTGGGCCTTCGCCCCAATGATGACTAA
- the rpsD gene encoding 30S ribosomal protein S4, with amino-acid sequence MAVNKDPIAKKCRKFDISPAVMGYGNKKSTRNPGGNRRKKVSEYGAQLQEKQKVKFVYGVLEKQFHKYYLKAANMKGITGDNMLRLLEQRLDNVVFRLGLAKTRRMARQIVCHGHIRVNDIKVDIPSYQVKVGDKITLRKRSEEMEMFKSLREGTSTLIPKWLSFDAQNLTGTVNALPTREDIDLQVQENMIVEFYSR; translated from the coding sequence ATGGCAGTGAATAAAGATCCGATTGCCAAGAAATGCCGGAAGTTCGACATTTCCCCGGCCGTTATGGGCTATGGCAATAAAAAATCCACCCGCAATCCCGGCGGAAACCGCCGCAAGAAGGTCTCCGAATACGGCGCCCAGCTGCAGGAAAAGCAGAAGGTTAAGTTCGTATACGGCGTCCTGGAAAAGCAGTTCCACAAGTACTACCTGAAGGCCGCCAACATGAAGGGCATCACCGGTGACAACATGCTCCGCCTGCTGGAGCAGCGTCTGGACAACGTTGTGTTCCGTCTTGGTCTGGCCAAGACCCGTCGTATGGCTCGTCAGATCGTATGCCACGGCCACATCCGGGTCAATGATATCAAAGTCGACATTCCTTCCTACCAGGTGAAGGTTGGCGATAAGATCACTCTGCGCAAGCGCAGCGAAGAGATGGAGATGTTCAAGAGTCTGCGTGAAGGAACCAGCACGCTGATCCCGAAGTGGCTCAGCTTCGACGCTCAGAACCTCACCGGCACCGTCAACGCTCTTCCCACCCGCGAAGATATCGACCTGCAGGTTCAGGAGAACATGATCGTCGAGTTCTACTCCCGTTAA
- the rpsK gene encoding 30S ribosomal protein S11: MAPKQKLKKATRKRRERKLVERGAAHIRSSFNNTIVTITDTQGNALSWASAGGLGFRGSKKSTPFAAQMAAETAAKAAMEYGLRTVEVYVKGPGSGREAAIRSLQAAGLDVNMIKDVTPIPHNGCRPPKRRRV; the protein is encoded by the coding sequence ATGGCACCTAAGCAAAAGCTGAAGAAGGCTACGCGTAAACGCCGCGAACGGAAGCTCGTTGAGCGCGGCGCTGCCCATATCCGTTCTTCTTTCAACAATACCATCGTGACCATCACTGACACCCAGGGCAATGCTCTTTCCTGGGCCAGCGCCGGCGGTCTGGGCTTCCGCGGAAGCAAGAAGTCTACGCCCTTCGCTGCTCAGATGGCCGCTGAAACCGCCGCCAAGGCCGCTATGGAATACGGTCTGCGCACGGTTGAAGTGTATGTCAAAGGCCCCGGTTCCGGACGCGAAGCCGCTATCCGTTCTCTTCAGGCCGCCGGTCTGGATGTGAACATGATCAAGGACGTGACGCCCATTCCTCACAACGGTTGCCGTCCGCCCAAACGCCGTCGCGTGTAA
- the rpsM gene encoding 30S ribosomal protein S13, whose amino-acid sequence MARIAGVDLPREKRVEIGLTYIYGIGLTTSQKMLAEVGVNPDTRVKDLSETEISKLREYIEHNLKVEGDLRREVSLNIKRLIEIGCYRGVRHRHGLPVRGQNTKQNARTRKGPKKTIAGKKKATK is encoded by the coding sequence ATGGCACGCATTGCAGGTGTTGACCTGCCCAGAGAAAAGCGCGTTGAGATCGGCCTGACCTACATCTACGGCATCGGCCTGACCACTTCGCAGAAGATGCTCGCGGAAGTCGGTGTGAATCCCGACACACGGGTAAAGGATCTCTCCGAGACCGAAATCAGCAAGCTGCGTGAATACATTGAGCACAACCTGAAGGTGGAAGGTGATCTTCGCCGTGAAGTTTCGCTCAACATCAAGCGTCTGATTGAGATCGGCTGCTATCGCGGCGTTCGTCATCGTCATGGCCTTCCCGTTCGCGGACAGAATACCAAGCAGAATGCCCGCACCCGAAAGGGCCCCAAGAAGACCATCGCCGGCAAGAAGAAAGCCACCAAGTAA
- the thiW gene encoding energy coupling factor transporter S component ThiW, with the protein MRKSDVVLKLVVLSLLIALGVVISPVLRVEGMCPMAHLINIICSVLLGPWYSLLCATLIGIIRMLTMGIPPLALTGAVFGAFLSGVFYRMSKGKIILAVLGEIIGTGIIGALASYPVMTLLWGKEGLSWLFYIPSFTCGTLIGGSIAYVFLRKLAANGMLARMQRSVGSAGYQDQPSTLSDALTIVALGGILWVVIKVACTAFGLESPAWNTAAYIAPAAAAAAGLIYYRIKKGKEADAKTE; encoded by the coding sequence ATGAGAAAGTCTGACGTTGTCCTGAAACTGGTTGTCCTGTCCCTGCTGATTGCCCTGGGTGTGGTGATTTCGCCGGTCCTCCGGGTGGAGGGAATGTGCCCCATGGCGCACCTGATCAACATTATCTGCTCTGTGCTGCTGGGACCGTGGTATTCGCTGTTGTGCGCAACGCTGATCGGCATCATCCGGATGCTGACGATGGGTATTCCGCCCCTGGCGCTGACAGGCGCGGTTTTCGGCGCGTTCCTGTCCGGTGTGTTCTACAGGATGTCCAAAGGGAAGATCATCCTGGCTGTGCTGGGGGAGATTATCGGAACAGGCATTATCGGCGCCCTTGCGTCTTATCCTGTGATGACCCTGCTGTGGGGAAAGGAAGGCCTGAGCTGGCTGTTCTACATTCCTTCCTTTACCTGCGGCACGCTGATCGGCGGAAGCATCGCCTATGTGTTCCTGCGGAAGCTGGCGGCGAACGGTATGCTGGCCCGGATGCAGCGGTCTGTGGGCTCTGCGGGATATCAGGATCAACCCAGCACCCTGTCTGACGCGCTGACAATCGTGGCCCTGGGCGGAATCCTGTGGGTGGTGATCAAGGTGGCCTGTACCGCATTCGGCCTGGAATCACCAGCATGGAATACAGCGGCATATATTGCACCGGCAGCCGCGGCGGCGGCCGGACTGATCTACTACAGAATAAAGAAGGGAAAGGAAGCAGATGCGAAAACTGAATGA
- the thiM gene encoding hydroxyethylthiazole kinase, producing MRKLNEICGAVREKRPLIHCITNPISINQCANAILAAGARPIMAEHPAEVKEITETADALMLNLGSITDARMQSMEISLRAAKEKEIPVVLDAVGAACSALRREFAARLLEIAVPTVIKGNYSEIYALYRTAYRSAGVDADSALTEDEVREAADGLARKYHATVLASAKTDIITDGTRYALIRNGTPQLAAVTGTGCMLGSLCGVYLAVCPGPEAATAACAVLGACGQLAETPKGSGTFMVNLLDALSTASGTQLEELMNVEEIK from the coding sequence ATGCGAAAACTGAATGAGATCTGCGGCGCAGTGAGGGAGAAACGTCCCCTGATTCACTGCATCACCAATCCGATTTCCATTAACCAATGCGCCAACGCAATCCTGGCAGCCGGCGCGCGCCCGATCATGGCGGAGCATCCGGCGGAAGTGAAGGAGATCACGGAAACGGCGGACGCACTGATGCTGAACCTGGGCAGCATCACGGACGCAAGGATGCAGTCCATGGAGATTTCCCTGCGGGCGGCAAAGGAGAAAGAAATTCCCGTGGTACTGGACGCGGTGGGTGCTGCATGCTCCGCACTGCGGCGGGAATTTGCTGCCCGGCTGCTGGAGATTGCGGTTCCGACAGTTATTAAAGGAAACTACTCTGAAATATATGCGCTTTACCGGACTGCTTACCGGTCCGCCGGAGTTGACGCGGATTCTGCACTTACTGAAGACGAGGTGAGGGAAGCTGCCGACGGGCTGGCACGGAAATACCATGCGACGGTTCTGGCCAGCGCAAAGACAGATATCATTACAGACGGCACGCGATATGCGCTGATCCGGAACGGTACGCCGCAGCTGGCCGCCGTGACGGGTACGGGCTGCATGCTGGGTTCCCTCTGCGGGGTTTACCTGGCCGTGTGCCCGGGACCGGAGGCAGCGACGGCTGCATGCGCTGTGCTGGGGGCCTGCGGGCAGCTGGCCGAAACCCCTAAGGGAAGCGGCACCTTTATGGTCAACCTGCTGGACGCCTTGTCCACTGCCTCGGGAACACAGCTGGAGGAACTGATGAACGTGGAGGAAATCAAATGA
- the thiE gene encoding thiamine phosphate synthase has product MKRFDTSLYFITDSTNYEEDEFLRRVEASLQGGVTILQIREKNKGTRAYIDLAEKVHALTRRYGVPLIIDDRVDVALAVDAEGVHLGAEDMTVAAARKILGEDKIIGATAKTVPWAMDEAAQGADYLGVGAIYPTTTKVKTVLTSTDTLRKICGAVSIPVNAIGGLNRDNIDVLAGIPVAGICAVSAIMKAEDPKKAAEELKARAEELGLIRRKGETEK; this is encoded by the coding sequence ATGAAGCGTTTTGACACGAGCCTGTACTTCATTACAGACAGCACAAACTATGAGGAGGACGAATTCCTGCGCCGGGTGGAAGCATCGCTGCAGGGCGGGGTTACCATCCTGCAGATCCGGGAAAAGAACAAGGGGACCCGGGCATACATTGACCTGGCGGAGAAGGTTCATGCGCTGACCCGGCGGTACGGCGTGCCGCTGATCATTGACGACCGGGTGGATGTTGCCCTGGCCGTTGACGCGGAGGGTGTGCACCTGGGCGCGGAAGATATGACAGTGGCCGCGGCACGGAAGATTCTCGGGGAGGACAAGATCATCGGCGCCACAGCCAAGACTGTGCCGTGGGCGATGGATGAAGCTGCGCAGGGGGCGGACTACCTGGGAGTGGGAGCCATCTATCCCACCACAACAAAGGTGAAGACAGTGCTGACTTCCACGGATACCCTCCGGAAAATCTGCGGGGCCGTGTCCATCCCGGTGAATGCCATCGGCGGTCTGAACAGGGATAACATCGATGTGCTGGCCGGGATTCCGGTTGCCGGGATCTGCGCCGTGTCCGCCATCATGAAAGCGGAGGATCCGAAGAAGGCGGCGGAAGAGCTGAAGGCCAGGGCAGAAGAACTCGGCCTGATCCGCCGGAAGGGAGAAACGGAAAAATGA
- the thiD gene encoding bifunctional hydroxymethylpyrimidine kinase/phosphomethylpyrimidine kinase, whose protein sequence is MKTVLTIAGSDSSGGAGIQADLKTMTMNGVYAMSAITALTAQNTTGVRAVEEASPEFLGQQIDAVFEDIYPDAVKIGMVASCELIRVIADKLRYYRARNVVLDPVMVATSGSALLRNDAVQTLMTELLPLAALVTPNIPEAEILSGMHIETAEDMVKAAEQISSAYHCAVLLKGGHSVNDANDLLCADGKITWFEGKRIDNPNTHGTGCTLSSAIASNLAKGFTLAESVRRAKEYISGALAAMLNLGKGAGPMMHNFDLKSPFAEEAN, encoded by the coding sequence ATGAAGACAGTACTGACCATTGCGGGAAGCGACAGCAGCGGAGGCGCCGGGATCCAGGCGGACCTGAAGACGATGACGATGAACGGCGTCTATGCCATGAGTGCCATTACGGCGCTGACGGCGCAGAATACCACAGGCGTGCGGGCGGTTGAGGAAGCTTCGCCGGAATTCCTGGGACAGCAGATTGACGCTGTGTTTGAGGACATTTATCCGGACGCGGTGAAGATTGGTATGGTAGCTTCCTGCGAACTGATCCGGGTGATCGCGGACAAACTGCGGTATTACCGGGCACGGAATGTGGTGCTGGATCCCGTGATGGTGGCGACCTCGGGTTCCGCCCTGCTCCGGAACGACGCCGTGCAGACGCTGATGACAGAGCTGCTGCCACTGGCCGCGCTGGTGACGCCCAATATTCCCGAGGCGGAGATCCTGTCCGGTATGCATATTGAAACCGCGGAGGACATGGTGAAGGCGGCGGAACAGATCAGCAGCGCATATCACTGTGCCGTGCTGCTGAAGGGCGGACACAGCGTGAACGACGCCAACGACCTGCTCTGCGCAGACGGGAAGATCACCTGGTTTGAGGGAAAGCGGATTGACAATCCCAACACCCACGGCACCGGGTGTACGCTGTCCAGCGCCATTGCCTCCAATCTCGCGAAGGGGTTCACCCTGGCGGAATCTGTGCGGCGGGCAAAGGAATACATCTCCGGTGCGCTGGCAGCAATGCTGAACCTGGGGAAAGGCGCCGGACCGATGATGCACAATTTTGACCTGAAATCCCCTTTTGCCGAAGAAGCAAATTAA
- the thiC gene encoding phosphomethylpyrimidine synthase ThiC has product MRDYTTQMDAARKGIITPEMKKVAAKEYRTEEEIRDLVAKGQIAICANRLHTCIEPNGVGSMLRTKINVNLGVSRDCKDYDVEMQKVMAAVDMGAEAIMDLSSHGNTQPFRRKLTAECPAMIGTVPVYDSVIHYQRDLATLTAKDFIDVVRLHAEDGVDFVTLHCGITRKTIEQIRKHKRKMNIVSRGGSLVFAWMSMTGEENPFYEYYDEILDICREYDVTISLGDACRPGCLADASDVCQIEELVRLGELTKRAWEKDVQVMVEGPGHMPMDQIEANMKLQQTICMGAPFYVLGPLVTDIAPGYDHITSAIGGAIAAASGAAFLCYVTPAEHLALPNVEDVKQGIIASRIAAHAADIAKKIPHARDIDDRMAEARRTFEWDKQWECSIDPATAKAIRDSRAPEHDDTCSMCGKFCAVRSMNKALNGEYIDIL; this is encoded by the coding sequence ATGAGAGACTACACGACCCAGATGGATGCCGCAAGGAAGGGAATCATCACCCCGGAAATGAAGAAGGTTGCCGCCAAGGAATACAGGACGGAGGAGGAAATCCGGGACCTGGTGGCCAAAGGCCAGATTGCCATCTGCGCAAACAGGCTGCATACCTGTATTGAACCCAACGGCGTCGGTTCCATGCTCCGGACAAAGATCAACGTCAACCTGGGCGTATCCCGGGACTGCAAGGACTATGACGTTGAAATGCAGAAGGTGATGGCGGCAGTCGATATGGGCGCGGAAGCCATTATGGACCTTTCCAGCCACGGCAATACACAGCCTTTCCGCCGGAAGCTAACCGCGGAATGCCCTGCCATGATCGGTACCGTGCCGGTGTATGACAGCGTGATCCACTACCAGCGGGATCTGGCTACCCTGACCGCGAAGGACTTCATTGACGTGGTCCGCCTGCACGCGGAGGACGGCGTGGACTTTGTGACCCTGCACTGCGGGATTACCCGGAAGACCATTGAGCAGATCAGGAAGCACAAGCGGAAGATGAATATCGTTTCCCGCGGCGGTTCCCTGGTGTTTGCCTGGATGAGCATGACAGGGGAGGAAAACCCCTTCTATGAATACTATGACGAGATCCTGGACATCTGCCGGGAATATGACGTGACCATCTCCTTGGGCGACGCCTGCCGGCCGGGCTGCCTGGCGGACGCCAGCGACGTATGCCAGATTGAGGAACTGGTGCGCCTGGGCGAGCTGACCAAGCGGGCCTGGGAGAAGGACGTGCAGGTCATGGTGGAAGGCCCCGGCCATATGCCGATGGACCAGATTGAAGCAAACATGAAGCTGCAGCAGACCATCTGCATGGGCGCACCGTTCTATGTGCTCGGGCCGCTGGTGACGGATATCGCTCCCGGATATGATCACATTACTTCCGCGATCGGCGGCGCAATCGCGGCGGCTTCCGGCGCGGCATTCCTGTGCTACGTTACCCCGGCGGAACACCTGGCGCTTCCGAATGTGGAGGACGTGAAACAGGGCATCATCGCTTCCCGGATCGCGGCGCACGCGGCGGACATCGCAAAGAAGATTCCGCATGCCCGGGATATTGACGACCGGATGGCGGAGGCCCGGAGAACGTTTGAGTGGGACAAGCAGTGGGAATGCTCCATTGATCCCGCCACTGCCAAAGCGATCCGTGACAGCCGTGCCCCGGAACATGACGACACCTGCTCCATGTGCGGCAAGTTCTGTGCGGTGAGGAGTATGAACAAGGCCCTGAACGGCGAGTATATCGATATTCTGTAA
- a CDS encoding CCA tRNA nucleotidyltransferase: protein MNYELTLPAPVSTLLSRLKESGFSAYVVGGCVRDALLGIAPHDWDICTSAIPEQMQEVFHDLHTVETGLKHGTLTVVVDHEPYEVTTFRVDGDYTDHRHPDSVCFVDNLTEDLARRDFTVNAMAWSPDTGLADPFNGQQDLADNLIRCVGEAEKRFDEDALRILRALRFASVYDFAIEPATSAALRKMAPDLSRVAGERIREELLKLLCGKAAGRILREYPEVLAEIVPEIRPMIGYDQQNHHHSYDLWEHTVRGIEGVPAEPILRLTMLLHDTGKIAARTTDEKGEGHYKGHQKYSEQIARKTAEALHLDNASRERLCNLVLHHDIPLRTESGAINTDRSFLLRRLNRFGEEDLRTLFLIHRSDRVATGYTTQEREDARLKERMAALDALLAEQPCFTLKDLAVNGRDLIAAGLKGKAVGEALQALLEAVMDGKVPNEKDALLSEIRK from the coding sequence ATGAATTATGAATTGACTCTTCCTGCTCCCGTTTCCACCCTGTTAAGCCGGCTGAAAGAATCCGGCTTCTCTGCGTATGTCGTCGGCGGCTGTGTCCGGGATGCGCTTCTTGGCATAGCTCCCCATGACTGGGATATCTGCACCTCCGCCATTCCGGAACAGATGCAGGAAGTTTTTCATGATCTGCACACCGTGGAAACCGGCCTGAAGCACGGTACCCTGACCGTGGTGGTGGACCATGAGCCTTATGAAGTAACCACCTTCCGGGTGGACGGAGATTATACCGATCACCGTCATCCGGATTCCGTCTGTTTTGTGGACAACCTGACTGAGGACCTTGCCCGGCGGGACTTCACCGTCAACGCCATGGCCTGGTCTCCCGATACCGGACTCGCCGATCCTTTCAACGGACAGCAGGATCTCGCGGACAACCTGATCCGCTGCGTCGGCGAAGCGGAAAAGCGTTTTGACGAGGATGCCCTGCGTATTCTCCGCGCCCTGCGTTTTGCCTCTGTCTATGACTTTGCGATCGAACCTGCCACCTCCGCCGCCCTGCGGAAGATGGCACCTGATCTTTCCCGTGTCGCCGGAGAGCGGATCCGGGAGGAGCTGCTGAAGCTGCTCTGCGGCAAGGCTGCCGGACGGATCCTCCGGGAATACCCGGAAGTGCTGGCAGAGATCGTTCCGGAAATCCGGCCCATGATCGGCTACGACCAGCAGAATCATCATCACAGCTATGATCTTTGGGAGCACACCGTCCGCGGGATTGAAGGCGTTCCGGCCGAACCCATCCTGCGTCTCACCATGCTCCTGCATGATACCGGCAAAATCGCTGCCCGCACCACAGATGAAAAGGGTGAAGGGCATTACAAAGGGCACCAGAAGTATTCAGAACAGATTGCCCGGAAAACCGCCGAAGCCCTGCATCTGGATAACGCATCCCGGGAACGGCTGTGCAACCTGGTACTGCACCATGATATTCCCCTGCGCACAGAAAGCGGGGCCATCAATACGGATCGTTCCTTCCTCCTGCGGCGGCTGAACCGCTTCGGGGAAGAAGATCTCCGCACGCTCTTCCTCATCCATCGTTCCGACCGGGTCGCCACCGGCTATACCACACAGGAGCGGGAGGATGCCCGGCTGAAGGAGCGCATGGCCGCCCTGGACGCCCTCCTGGCAGAGCAGCCCTGCTTCACCCTGAAAGACCTGGCGGTCAATGGCCGGGATCTGATTGCCGCCGGGCTGAAAGGCAAAGCTGTCGGCGAAGCCCTGCAGGCGCTGCTGGAGGCTGTCATGGATGGCAAAGTACCGAATGAGAAAGACGCCCTTCTGTCTGAAATCAGGAAATAA
- a CDS encoding family 43 glycosylhydrolase: MQAFNPYLPGWEYIPDGEPHVFNGRVYVYGSHDRFNGHVFCLNDYVCWSAPVDNLADWRYEGVIYKKTDDPDNREGKACLYAPDVTQGPDGRYYLYYVLDKQSRVAVAVCDTPAGKYEFYGHVHDQEGGLLGNRPGDEPQFDPGVITEGSTTWLYTGFCSPMDASRHGPMCTKLAADMLTIEQEPVFLMPSRPYSAGSGYEGHEFFEASSIRKFGDLYYFVYSSIVMHELAYAVSRYPDHGFEFRGVIVSNNDIGISSYKPANKPMYYGGNNHGGLVQMNGKTYIFYHRQTNGTTYSRQGMAEEVTLLPDGTIAQVEMTSCGLNGGPLEGRGTYPAYIACNLFTDKEAVYTGGYGGGVWTDGCFPRITQDGKDGDEEQAYIMNMLNSATCGFKYFDCKGVKSVTIEVRGYCSGAFEVKTSWDGPALATIPVEFTNVWTEYTADVAIPDGINALYFTYTGPGSAALHSFTLQ, translated from the coding sequence ATGCAGGCTTTCAATCCCTATCTTCCCGGATGGGAATACATTCCCGACGGCGAACCACACGTGTTCAACGGACGGGTTTATGTTTACGGTTCCCATGACCGGTTTAACGGTCACGTTTTCTGTCTGAATGACTACGTCTGCTGGTCCGCCCCGGTGGATAACCTGGCGGACTGGCGGTATGAAGGCGTCATCTATAAAAAGACGGATGACCCGGACAACCGGGAAGGCAAAGCCTGCCTTTACGCCCCGGATGTCACCCAGGGACCTGACGGCCGCTATTACCTCTATTATGTGCTGGATAAACAGAGCCGTGTCGCCGTCGCAGTCTGCGACACACCCGCCGGCAAGTATGAATTCTACGGCCACGTGCATGATCAGGAAGGCGGCCTGCTGGGCAACCGGCCCGGGGATGAACCCCAGTTCGATCCCGGCGTTATTACAGAAGGCAGCACAACCTGGCTGTACACCGGTTTCTGTTCTCCCATGGATGCTTCACGCCACGGCCCCATGTGCACAAAGCTGGCGGCGGACATGCTGACTATTGAGCAGGAGCCCGTCTTCCTTATGCCCAGCCGTCCTTACAGCGCCGGTTCCGGTTATGAAGGCCATGAATTCTTCGAAGCCTCCTCCATCCGGAAGTTCGGAGACCTGTATTACTTTGTCTATTCTTCCATCGTCATGCATGAACTGGCCTATGCCGTCAGCAGGTATCCGGATCATGGTTTTGAGTTCAGGGGCGTCATCGTCAGCAACAACGATATCGGCATCAGCAGTTATAAACCCGCCAATAAGCCCATGTACTACGGCGGCAACAACCACGGCGGCCTGGTGCAGATGAATGGAAAAACCTATATCTTCTATCACCGCCAGACCAACGGCACCACCTACAGCCGCCAGGGTATGGCAGAAGAAGTGACCCTCCTGCCGGACGGCACCATCGCCCAGGTGGAGATGACCTCCTGCGGGCTGAACGGCGGCCCGCTGGAAGGCCGTGGCACCTATCCTGCCTATATTGCCTGCAACCTGTTCACGGATAAGGAAGCTGTCTATACCGGCGGCTACGGCGGCGGAGTCTGGACGGACGGCTGTTTCCCCCGCATCACCCAGGACGGCAAAGACGGCGACGAGGAACAGGCCTATATCATGAATATGCTCAACAGCGCCACCTGCGGCTTCAAATACTTTGACTGCAAGGGCGTAAAGTCCGTCACCATCGAGGTCCGTGGCTACTGCTCCGGTGCCTTCGAAGTGAAAACCTCCTGGGACGGTCCCGCTCTGGCTACGATCCCGGTGGAATTCACCAACGTCTGGACCGAATACACCGCCGATGTCGCCATTCCCGACGGCATCAACGCCCTCTACTTCACCTACACCGGTCCTGGTTCCGCAGCCCTTCATAGTTTCACACTTCAATAA
- a CDS encoding VanZ family protein produces MNTILDFVYNHNGLIVLLWMLLTAVLLFRRLDAANRILQGFTLVLWLAATAFLTFFERSPVMDVRYNLIPFQEDSIYNVKSNVLLFIPLVPALCALFSRLKVRTALIAGILASLAVELVQLVSHRGICDIDDLLENSLGVLIGAVFLLLIRKLRK; encoded by the coding sequence ATGAATACCATTCTTGATTTTGTCTATAACCATAACGGCCTCATCGTGCTCCTCTGGATGCTGCTGACCGCCGTACTGCTGTTCAGGCGGCTGGACGCCGCGAACCGGATCCTGCAGGGGTTCACCCTGGTTCTTTGGCTGGCGGCAACAGCGTTTCTCACCTTTTTCGAGCGGTCGCCCGTCATGGATGTGCGTTATAATCTCATTCCTTTTCAGGAAGACAGTATCTATAACGTCAAAAGCAACGTCCTTCTCTTTATACCGCTCGTTCCCGCGCTGTGTGCCCTTTTCAGCAGGCTGAAGGTTCGTACCGCCTTGATTGCCGGCATCCTGGCTTCCCTGGCTGTCGAACTGGTTCAGCTCGTCAGCCATCGCGGGATCTGCGATATCGACGATCTTTTGGAGAACAGCCTGGGCGTCCTCATCGGCGCCGTGTTTCTTCTTCTCATCCGGAAACTGCGCAAATAA